A stretch of DNA from Bradyrhizobium algeriense:
GATTCGGCGTTCGATTCGGTCGAGATACCCAAAATGTCGGGGCGGAGTTTGCCGGAGAATGCCGTCTCGATCGCCTTCGGCCTGATATCGTCGGCCAGTGAGGCCGCGGACAGGGATGCCAGTCCCATGACCAGCCCCATGGCAAGCATCGAAACCAGCGCATGGCGAGGCATGAAACACCCAGGAAATTGGGATAAGATTCGAAATGGAAGCGGGCGGGATTACGCCAAACTTTGAACCGCGATGTCAACGCTGCCAGGCGATTTCGCGGGGCGGCGGCGCCGTTGTTAACGCTTTGATCCACCTCACTTTGCCTTGCCACCGCCATATCGATAGGCTACGTCGCGGCGATGCGGGGATCGGGCGCACGATGCTGCCGCCCAAGGCGCGGTTCCTCGGGGATGGGATACCTTTAAGTGTCTGAATTATTTGATGAAGTAGACGAGGAGGTCCGTCGCGATCAGCTCAAAAAGCTGTGGGACCGATACTCGCTTTATATCATTGCCGGCATGATTTTGATCATCGCCGCCGTGGGCGGCTGGCGTGGCTACCAGTATCTGGAGGCCAAGAAGGCGGTCGAGGCGGGGGCTGCGTTCGACAAGGCCGTGGAGCTTTCAGAAGCCAACAAGCACGCCGAGGCCGAAGCGGCCTTCGCCGATCTCGCGGCGAAGGCGCCGTTCGGCTATCGCGTGTTGGCGCGGTTGCGCATGGCGGCGGAAGTCGCCAACCGCGATCCGCAGGCCGCGGCAAAGCTGTTCGATGAGATCACCGCCGATCGCAGCGTCGGCGTTGCCGAGCAGGATCTGGCGCGGATTCGCGCCGCCCAGTTGCTGCTGGAAAGCACGAGCTATCCCAACATGAAAGAGCGCCTCGAGGCCGCTGCTGCGGCCGGCGCCACCTTCCGCCATACCGCGCGCGAATTGCTGGCGCTGTCGGCATGGCGCGCCAACGACGCTGCGGCGACGCGGCAATGGCTGGATCTGATCGCCAATGACGGCGAAACGCCGCCGAGCCTGCGCTCGCGTGCCGAAGCGCTGCAGGCCTTGCTTCCGCCGGTCGCCAAGAGCTGACGCGTACAAACCGAGTTGATTGGGAAACCCAGTATGCGCCGCCCGCAACGTTTGATCGCAACCGCCGTCCTCATCGCGCTTTCGGGCGCGCTGGCAGGCTGTGGCAGCACGGGCAATTTCGACCCGTCCGATCTGCTCGACTTCCTCGATACCAAGAAGAAGCTGCCGGGTGACCGCAAGCCGGTATTCCCCGAAGGCGTGCCGGGCCTTGAGCAGGGCGTGCCGAAGGATCTCTACAAGGGCTCCCGTCAGCAGGTCGACGACCCGAACGCGCAGGCCGCTACAGCTCCTCCGCCAGCGGAAGAACCGAAATCGAAGCGCGGCGCGAAATCCAAGGGCAAACAGGCTGCCGCCCCTGCGGCTGCGGACCCCGACGCCGCACCCGAGGAGGAAGGCAGCACCGCCGCCGCGCCGCCGGCGCCCAAGCCGGCCAAGATCACGCGCAAGCGGACCACCGCGCCGCCGCCCGATCAATCGACGGCGCCTGCACAGTCCCCGCAACAATCCGCGTTCCCGGCGCCGATGCCGAGCGGTACGTTCACGCGTTGATTCTTTCTTTTCGTTCGATTGACACGCCCTTCAAAAAAGGGCGTTTGGATCATTTATGTCCTTTACGATTGCCATCATCGGCCGACCCAATGTCGGCAAATCGACGCTGTTCAACCGGCTGGTTGGGCAGAAGCTTGCGCTGGTGGATGACGAGCCCGGCGTTACCCGCGACCGCCGCGAGGGCAATGCACGTCTCGGCGATCTCGAATTCACCGTGATCGACACCGCCGGCCTCGACGAGGGCGCCAAGGGCTCGCTCACGGCACGGATGCAGGAGCAGACGGAAACCGCGATCGAACTGGCCGATGCGCTGATGTTCGTGATCGACGCGCGCGCAGGGCTGACGCCGAACGATCGCGCCTTTGCCGATTTCGCGCGCCGCGCCAACAAGCCGGTGGTGCTGGTCGCCAACAAGAGCGAGGGCAGGCACGGCGAAGTCGGCGCGATGGAATCCTACGCGCTCGGCCTCGGCGATCCCATCCAGATTTCAGCCGAGCATGGCGAGGGCCTGAGCGATCTCTACGACGCGCTCGCCGCGCTGATGCCGGAGCCGGCCGAGGAGGGTGAAGAGTTCGACGACGACGATATCATCGTATCGGATGAGGAACTCGCGCAGCGTCCGATCCGCGTCGCCATCGTCGGCCGCCCCAATGCCGGAAAATCCACGCTGATCAATCATCTGCTCGGCGAGGAGCGGCTGTTGACCAGCGCCGAGGCTGGCACCACCCGCGATTCCATCTCGGTCGAGATCACCTGGCAGGGCCGCGAGTTCCGCGTGTTCGACACCGCAGGGCTTCGGCGGCGCTCGCGGATCGAGGAGAAATTGGAAAAACTGTCGGTGGCGGACGCGCTGCGCGCGGTGCGCTTTGCCGAAGTCGTCGTGATGACGATGGACGCGCAGAACCGGTTCGAGGAACAGGACCTGCGCATCGCCGATCTGATCGAGCGCGAGGGGCGGGCGATCGTGCTCGCGGTCAACAAATGGGATCTGATGGAGCGCAAGACCCATCTGATTTCGGCGCTGCGCAGCGATGCCGATCACTGGCTGCCGCAGGTCAAGGGCGCCCCCATCGTCGCCGTGTCCGGCCTGATGGGCGAGGGCATCGATCGCCTGATGACCGCGATCCAGGACGCCTATGCGGTGTGGAACAAGCGCGTGCCCACGGCTGCGCTCAATCGCTGGTTCGAGCAGGCGGTCGACGCCAATCCGCCGCCCGCGGTGTCGGGCCGGCGGCTGAAGCTGAACTACATTACCCAGGCCAAAGCGCGGCCGCCGAGTTTTATCTTGTTCTGCTCGCGGGCTGACGCCGTGCCGCAATCCTATCTGCGCTATCTCACCAACAGCATGCGCGAAGCCTTCGACCTGCCGGGCACGCCGATCCGGATCACGCTGCGCGAAAAGGCCAATCCGTTCGCCCACAAGCGCAAACGGCCGTCATGAGCGAACACGCGTCCACCGCTGTTGCCGACGACAAGCCGCCGGTGCGCAGCGGCGCGGCGGCCTTCATCTTCGTCACCATCCTGCTCGACATGTTGGCGCTCGGCCTGATCCTGCCGATCCTGCCAAAACTCGTGGAAAGTTTTGTCGACAACGACACCGCGACGGCGGCGCGGATCTTCGGCCTGTTCGGCACCGCCTGGGCGCTGATGCAGTTCCTGTTCTCGCCGATCCTCGGCGCGCTCTCGGACCGCTTCGGCCGGCGACCGGTGGTGCTGCTGTCGAATTTCGGATTGGCGCTGGACTATGTGCTGATGGCGCTGGCGCCGTCGCTGACCTGGCTGTTCATCGGCCGGGTGATCTCAGGCATTACGTCGGCGAGCATCTCGACGGCCTTTGCCTATATCGCCGATGTGACGCCGCCGGAACGGCGAGCCGCGGTGTTCGGCAAGATCGGCGCGGCCTTCGGCGCCGGGTTCATTCTCGGTCCCGCCATCGGCGGCCTGCTCGGCGGCATGGATCCGCGCCTGCCGTTCTGGATCGCGGCAGGCTTGAGCTTTGCGAATACGCTCTACGGCTGGCTGATCCTCCCCGAGTCTCTGCCGCTGGAACGCCGCGCACCATTCCATTGGAAAAGCGCCAGCCCGCTCGGCGCGCTGCATCTGCTGCGTTCCAACCGGATTCTGGCCGGGCTGTCGCTGGCGAATTTCTTCGGGCAGGTCGCGCATGTGGTGCTGCCGTCCACCTTCGTTCTCTATGCGACGTACCGCTATGGCTGGGATACGGCGACGGTCGGGCTCACTCTGGCGTTGGTTGGCGTCTGCGCCATGGTGGTGCAGGGCGCGGGCGTCGGGCCGATCGTCAAGCGCCTCGGCGAGCGCCGGGCGCTGCTGCTGGGGCTTGCGTGCGGCGCGTTGGGCTTTTTCATCTATGGCGCGGCCCCGACCGGGCCGTTGTTCTGGATCGGCATTCCCGTGATGGCGCTGTGGGGCGTGGCGGGCGCGGCGATCCAGGCGCTGACGACGCAGCTCGTAGCACCCGATCAGCAGGGCCAGTTGCAGGGTGCGACCAACAGCGTCAACAGCATCGCCCAGATGGCGGGACCGTTTCTGTTTACGCTGACCTTTGCTTACTTCATTAGCGATGGAGCGCCGTTCAAAATGCCGGGCGCACCGTTCCTGCTAGCGGCCGCGTTGTTGGGGCTGGGGCTCTTGATCGCGTGGCGCACGCTGGCGCCGAGTAAAGGCGCTAAGCCGTAGCAACCTTAAACCCTCATGGTGAGGAGGCGCGCAGCGCCGTCTCGAACCACGAGGCCCCGCTCGTGCCATTCATCCTTCGAGACGCTTGCTGCGCAAGCTCCTCAGGATGAGGTCTGACAGAATGGGTGGGCAAAGCGATTGCTTGCCCACCCTGCGCTCCCTGTTACGCCGTCACTTCTTCACCAGCGGACACTCGCTGGCTTCGAGCGGTTTCGCGGCGTCTTCCGCCGAGATCGTGGCGATCTGCTTGTAGTAGTCCCACGGTCCCTTCGACTCGTCCGGCTTCTTCACTTCGAACAGATACGCCGGGATGAGACGGCGGCCGTCGGCGCGCAGCGGGCCCTTGCCGAACAAGGGATCGTCGGTCGGGAGTTCCTTCATCTTGGCGACGACCTTGGCGCCGTCATGCGGATTGCCGCCGAGCGCTTCCATTGCCTTCAGATAATGCAGCACCATGGCGTAGTTGCCGGCCTGCGTCATCGAGGGCATCGCGTTCTTGTTGGCGAGCGCGGAGAACCGCTTCGACCAGGCGCGCGTCTGATCGTTCAGGTCCCAGTAGAAGGATTCCGTGAACGTCAGGCCCTGCGCGGTCTTCAGGCCCAACGAGTGTACGTCATTGATAAACAGCAGCAGCGCGGCGAGCTTCTGGCCGGCCGCGACGATGCCGAATTCCGATGCCTGTTTGATCGCATTGGTGGTGTCGCCACCGGCATTGGCCAAGCCGACAACTTTCGCCTTGGAAGCCTGCGCCTGCAGCAGGAAGGACGAGAAGTCGGATGTATTGAGCGGATGTTTCACGCCGCCGAGCACCTTGCCGCCATTGGCGGTCACGACCGCCGACGTGTCGCGCTCCAACGCATGGCCGAAGGCATAGTCGGCCGTGAGGAAGAACCAGCTATCGCCGCCGGCCTTGGTCAGTGCCTTGCCGGTGCCCGTCGCCAGCATATAGGTGTCATAGGTAAAGGAGATCGTATTCGGCGTGCAGGCCTTGCCGGTGAGATCGGCGGTCGCGGCACCCGAGTTGAGCAGCACCGCGTTCTTTTCCTTGACGAGATTGCTGACGGCCAGCGCGACGCCGGAGTTCGGCGTATCGGCGATCGCATCGACCTTCTCGGTGTCGATCCACTGCCGCGCAATATTGGTGCCGACGTCGGGCTTGTTCTGGTGATCGCCGCTGACAACGTCGATCTTCCAGCCCTTCTTGGTCAGGCCGGAATCCTCAACGGCCATCTTGACCGCAACCACCGAATTGGGGCCGCCGATGTCGGCGTAGAGGCTCGACATGTCGTTCAGCACGCCAATCTTGACGGTCTTTTCCAAGATTTTGTCTTGGGCCAAAGCTGGCGTCGCAAGGCCGAGTGCGGCAAGCGCCACAGAGGCGGCGAAGCGCCGCGCAATTCTATTTGTCATAGTATTCCTCCGGAAATAGTTGTTCGCCGGCTCTCTTTGCGGAACCTGCCAGCGATCTTGCGATAATCCTTCTCGCCGGGACGGGCAATGCACCTATCGTAGCGCATCCGAGGTCAGCTTGAACTTCTGGATCCGTTTACCGGTATCGACCTCGGCCGTGTAGACGTTGCCCTTGGCGTCCACCGCCATAGCGTGAATCCAGTGGAACTGGCCGGCATTGCGGCCGCTGCGGCCAAAACTGCCGACTACGGTACCATCCTCCCGTTTCAGCACGCGGATTTCGTTGTTCTCGCCGTCGGCACTCAGCAAATAGGTCTGCTTCGGGTCGGGCCAGATCGCGATATCCCACACCGCGCCATTGCCGCGCGTGTTCTTTTCGTAAAACCATTCCTTAACGAAGGTTCCATCTTTCCTGAACACCTGGATGCGGTTGTTGATGCGATCGCAGACATAGAGCAACCCGTCGTTGGCGAGTTTTACGCAATGCACGGGATTGGCGAATTGCTGCGGGGCCGGTCCATTGGGATCGTAGGGCGGCTGCTTTTCGTCGCTCGGCGGCTTGCCGTAGGCGCCCCAGTGCCGCTTGTAGGCGCCGGTGGTCGCATCGAACACGATGACGCGACGATTGCCGTAGCCGTCGGCGACGAAGATTTCGTTGGCGTCCTTGTCGATTGCGGTCTCGGCGGGCTTGCCGAGCTGCGTGGTATCGCCAGAGCCTTTGCTCGGCGCGATCTTGCCGATCTGCATTACGAACTTGCCGTCGCCGGTGAATTTCAGGATCGCGTTGTCGTTGTCGGCATTGCCGCCGACCCACACGAAACCTTTGTCATCGACTTCGATGCCATGCTCGCGGCCGACCCATTCGTAATCTTCGCCGGGGCCGCCCCAGGAGCGCAGCAGATTGCCGTCGGTATCGAACTCGAGCACCGGCGGCGCCGACACGCAGCATTTCGAGCGCGGCGGATTCAGCGCAGCGCCCTTTTCATCGTCGGTGAGCGAGCGCGGACGATGGATCACCCAGATGTGGCCCTGCGAGTCCACCGTGATACCGCCGACCTGGCCAAGGATCCAATTGTTCGGCAGCGGTTTTGGCCAGGACGCATCGACCGCGAAGGTCGGAATGTCGCCGGCGTGTGACGGCGCGGGCGTCGCAATCAGCATTGCAGCGGTGAAGCAGGCAGCGATGGTATTGGAAAGATTTTGGCGGGCGCGATTCTGCGTCGGCGTCATAGGTGCCTCCCGATGTTTTTTCTTGGCGGGTTATCCCGCTTGGGAGAGCAGTCAATCGTCGGGAGGAATAGGAGTCAACGGTTGGAAATCGTCATTGCGAGCGAAGCGAAGCAATCCATGCCTCAACAAGCGGAGAAATGGATTGCTTCGCTGCGCTCGCAATGACGGAAACGCTCACTCCGGTGCGCGGAAGCTCATCAGCTTACGCGTCCTGTAGTCATAGAGCTTGCCGGTCTCGTCCCACTCAGGCGCGCACATCGGCACGATGAATTCTGCCGCCTGCTCCGGCGTATCCAGCGTCATCGGGTCTTCGCCGGGAAAGACGCTGGCGCGCATGCGCGTGCGGATCGGGCCGGGGCTGAACAGGTTGACGCGCAGTTTGGTGCTCACGGTCTCGTTGGCCCAGGAGCGCACCAGCGTGTCCAGCGCGGCCTTCGAGGCTGCATAGGGCCCCTGATAGGCGTTCGCCTTGCTGGCGGCGCCGGAGGTCACGAACACGGCGCGGCCGGCGTCCGAGACCCTGAGCAGCGGATCCATGCAGCGGATGAGCTGGAAGTTGGCGGTGACGTTCACCGCCATTACGTCGTTCCAGGGCTTCAGTTCGATGTGCCCGAGCGGCGAGGAGGGGCCGGCGATACCGGCATTGCCGACGAGAATGTCGAGCTTGCCGTGGCGCTCATGCAGTGCTGCGCCGAGCCGCGCGATGCCGTCGAAATCGGTGAGGTTGAGGGGCACCAGCGTAGCGCTGCCGCCGTCTTTCCGGATCTCGTCATCGAGCTCCTCCAACCCGCCTTGCGTCCGCGCGACGGCAACGATGTGCGCACCGGCGCGGGCGAGCGCGCGGGCCGTGGCATAGCCGATGCCGCGCGAGGCGCCGGTGACGAGGGCGATGCGGGAGGCGAGGGGGTTGGTCATGTCGTGCCACTTTCGTCATGCCCGGACTTGTTCCGGGCATCCACGTCTTTGCGGCGGGTATTACAGACGTGGATGGCCGGGACAAGCCCGGCCATGACGGAAAATTACTGGACTATTCGCCGTATGCGAGCCCTCAGCTCGCTTCCGCCAGCAGCGACAACTGCCGGGGCTGCGGTTCGACCTGGGTCTGGTCGGTGAGGTGGGTCGGATAGGCGCCGGTGAAGCAGTGGTCGGAGAACTTCGGATTGGCGGGATCGCGGCCCGGCTCGCCCATGGCGCGGTACATGCCGTCGATCGACAGGAACGCCAGCGAATCCGCGCCGATGATGTCGCGCATCTCTTCCAGCGAGTGGGTCGCGGCGAGAAGTCCGCCGCGGTCCGGCAGATCGATGCCGTAATAGTCGGGATACAGGATCGGCGGCGAAGCGAGCCGGAAGTGCACCTCGCGGGCGCCGGCGTCGCGCATCATGCGGACGATCTTCTTCGACGTGGTGCCGCGCACCAGCGAGTCGTCGATCAGGATGATGCGCTTGCCTTCGATGGCGGCGCGGTTGGCCGAATGCTTCATGCGCACGCCGAGTTCGCGCACGCTCTGGGTCGGCTGGATGAAGGTGCGGCCGACATAGTGGTTTCGGACGATGCCGAGTTCGAACGGCACGCCGGAATGCTGGCTGTAACCGAGCGCGGCAGGCACGCCGGAATCCGGCACCGGCACCACGACGTCGACTTCGACATGGCTTTCGCGGGCGAGCTGCGCGCCGAAGGCTTTTCGGACGTCGTAGACCGAGCGGCCGCCGACAATCGAGTCCGGCCGCGAGAAGTAGATGTATTCGAAGATGCAGGGCCGCGGCGGCTTCGGCGGAAACGGCTTGTGGCTGTTGGCGCCGGTTTCGTCGAACACGATGATTTCGCCGGGCTCGATGTCGCGGACATATTTGGCGCCGATCATGTCCAGCGCGCAGGTTTCCGAGGTCAGGATCGGGCGGCCGTCGAGGTCGCCGAGCACCAGCGGGCGGATGCCGAGCGGATCACGCGCGCCGATCAGCTTCTTGTTGGTGAGCGCGACCAGCGCGTAAGCGCCTTCGATCGCGCGCAGCGATTCGATGAAGCGGTCGATGAAACGGCCACGCCTGGATTGCGCGACCAGATGCAGGATCACTTCGGTGTCGTTGCTCGACTGCATCATGGCGCCGTTCTTGACCAGTTCGCGGCGCAGCGTCAGCCCGTTGGTGAGGTTGCCGTTGTGGCCGACCGCGAAACCGCCGGCGTTGAGTTCGGCGAACAGCGGCTGGACGTTACGCAGGATGTTCGCGCCTGTCGTGGAATAGCGGACATGGCCGACGGCCATGATGCCGGGCAGGCGTTCGATCACTTCGCGGCGGGAGAAGGTGTCGCCGACGAGACCGAGGCGGCGTTCGGAATGGAAACGGCTGCCGTCGAAGGAGACGATGCCGGCGGCCTCCTGGCCGCGATGCTGAAGGGCGTGGAGCCCGAGCGCTGTGATGGCGGCGGCCTCGGGGTGGCCGAAAATGCCGAACACGCCGCATTCCTCGCGTAGCGTGTCGCCTTCGAGATCGTCCTGCAACTCGATGCCAGCATTTACATCGAGTTGGCCGGCGGGATCGGAAGGGTTTTGCATCGCGTCCATCGCCTCTCTATCTTGGCCAGAATTAGCGTGCCGCGGGTTTCTCGATCAGCTTTTTGAGGCTGTCGCGGGCAGGTTTACTGTAGCCATCGCCGGACGCAGGGGCTGCCTGGTCGGCGTCAGTTTGGTCGTCTTCCGGTTTATTCTTCTTGAATCTCTTTAAGATGGTGTTCTCGGGGTCGTCCGGCAAGAGCGACATTAACCAATCCCCGGTTCCCTGCAGGACCACCCGGGATTTCGCACCGGTGATCCAGTCCGGCCGCTGCTTGTCCGGGACCAGCCAGCTGAAGAACAGGAAGGCGACCACCACGATCAGGAGGCCGCGGCCGAGCCCGAACAGGAAGCCGAGCGTGCGATCCAGCGCGCCGATCCGGGAATCCAGGATCATGTCCGAAATCCGCACCGTGATGACGGAGACCACGATCAAGGTGCCGATGAAGGTGCCGGCCACCACCACCACGGACGCCACCGTGTCGTTGTTGAAATAGGCCTTGGCGGTCGGTAGCAGCTTCGAGAAGGCATACAGCGTGACCAGCGCCGCCGCGCCCCATGCCGCGATTGACAGGATTTCGCGCATGAAGCCGCGCACCATGGCGAGCAGCCCCGAAATCAGCATCACTCCGAGCAGGACGAGATCGAGTATCGTTATCGGCATCGGCTGGTCAGGTCCGCTCGTAAGTTCTCAAGCAGCGAATCGACGGGTCAGGGTCACCCCAAGTGAGGGGCAGAAGGCGCATCCCGCAAGGCCGGATATTGTACCATCCCGCCCGCCTTTCGCGCGCGTTGTATAGCGGCGAGGGCGGGGCGCGTCACGCCGCTTTAGCTGTTTTCACGACGGAATCGCGCCGGTGTGGCATTTTTCTCCGTCACACCCTCGCGATTGGCTTCCCGGTTGCCGGCCCCGGCATTTCTTGGGCTCCCACGCGCGGCGATTTCGGCGACCAGGCTGGTCAATCCACCAACGCTGTTCAGTACCAGGCCGCCGTCGGAGCCGATCTCGCCGCGAGCCGATTCGGGCAGAATGGCGCGGCCAAATCCCAGTTTTGCGGCCTCCTTCAATCGGGCGGAGGTCTGCGCCACCGGCCGGACCGCGCCCGAGAGCGAAATCTCGCCGAAATAGACCGCATCTGTCGGTAACGGTGCGTTCACCAAGGATGACACCAGGGCGGCTGCTGCTGCGAGGTCGGCCGCGGGCTCCTGGATCCGCAAGCCCCCCGCCACGTTCAGATAGACGTCGTAGCCGGACAATTTGACCCCGCAATGGGCCTCCAGCACCGCCAGCACCATCGACAGCCGGCTCGGGTCCCAGCCCACCACGGCCCGCCTGGGGGTGCCGAGCGTGGTCGGTGCCACCAATGCCTGTAATTCCACCAGCACCGGGCGGGTGCCTTCGATCCCGGCAAAGACCGCCGTGCCCGGGCTGCCCAGATCGCGTTCAGAAAGGAACAGTTCGGAAGGGTTGGAGACCTCGCGAAGGCCCAGGCCCGTCATCTCGAACACGCCGATTTCATCGGTCGGGCCAAAACGATTCTTCATCGCGCGCAAAATCCGGAAATGTTGCGAGCCTTCGCCCTCGAACGACAGTACGGCGTCGACCATGTGCTCGACCACGCGGGGGCCCGCGATCTGGCCGTCCTTGGTCACGTGCCCGACCAGAATGATCGCTGCACCCGATTTCTTGGCGAAGCGAATGAGCGCCTGCGCGGAGGCGCGGACCTGCGTCACCGTTCCCGGCGCCGATTCCACCGTATCGGTCCACATGGTCTGGATCGAATCGATCACGATCAGGCGCGGCACCGCGCCCTCCGACAGGGTCGAGACGATGTCCTCGACCGAGGTTTCGGCGGCGAGCTGCACTGGTGCGTCCGCCAATCCCAGCCGCTCGGCGCGCAGCCGCACCTGCGCCACGGCTTCTTCGCCCGAAATATAGACCGCGCGATGCCCGGCGCGCGCCAGCATGCTGGTCGCTTGCGTGAGCAGCGTCGATTTGCCGATGCCGGGATCGCCGCCGACCAGCAAGACCGAGCCGCGGACAAATCCGCCGCCGGTGACGCGATCGAGCTCGGTCATGCCGGAGGACAGTCGCGGGGCGTCGTTGCTTTTTCCCGTCAGCGATTCCAGTGCGAACGTCCGGCCCTTGCGGCGGGAGCGGACCGACACCGGCATCGAGGTGGCACCGGTCGTATCCTCCTCGGCCAGCGTATTCCACTTGTTGCAGGAATCGCACTTGCCCTGCCAGCGATTATACGCCGCGCCGCAGTTCTGGCAGACAAAGGAGAGGGTGGACTTGGCCATGGAGGGAGTGAGTCGCAGTCTCGGTGGAACGGGCGGGACTTCATAGCACGAAAAAAGCAGCACCACGCGATAGAGCGCTTTGCAAACGCCTCCATCGTCTTCGGGGCGTCAGGCATTGATGTCGGCACACGTCCAAATGCCAACCGGCTGCTCGAGACCGCGAATCGTCCGTGGCGGCTGGGCGGCGAGAAGCGCGAAGTCGGAGTCCAAACTGGCGGCCTCCGCGCGCGCCTGCCGCACCAGGTCGTCGCTGGCTATCATGGCGCAGCCAAGCTCGCGGGTAAGCGATTCAAGCCGGCTTGCCGCATTCACTGTGGTGCCGATGACTGCGAATTCGAGCCGGTTCAAGCCGATATCGCCAAGTACGACCTGGCCGTAATGCAGGCCGACGCTGATCCTGATCGGCGGCTCGCCGCGATTTTCTCGTTCGAGATTGAACTCGCCGATCGACGCGATCATGGCCTGCGCGCAGCGCAGCGCGTTTCCGGCGTCCGAATCGCTGGCGGAGGGCGTGCCGAACGTCGCCATCAATCCATCGCCCAGATACTTGTCCAGCGTTCCGCCATGCCGGAACACCTCCCGTTCCATCCGCTCGTGGAAAAGTCGCAGCGTCCCGATCACCTCCATCGGGCTCCGGCCATCCGTATAGGCGGTGAAGTCGACGATGTCGGCGAACAGCACGGCAACATTCTGCGTTCGGACCTGCTTGAGAGGTTCGTCATTTCCAGACAATTGCTCGACGACATTGGGAGAAAAATACCGCGCCAGGTTGGCTCGTTCGCGCTCGATTCCGGCGTGGCTGATCAGCAGGGCGTTGGAGCGGCGCACCGCCAGCGCCAACGTCATGGCGACGATCAGGAACACCATGATTTCCTGGAATCGCGCCCGAATGTCGATCGCCGTGGGGTTGATGATGTCGAACATTCTGACGTCGGAGCCGATTGCGGCCCGCACGCGTTCCGACAGCTCGGCGTGGGTTTCGGGCTGCAGGTAGGCCCAGCCGACGCCGATCGCCCACACGGCCGAGGTCCAGAAGCCCATAGCGACGACCGTTCGCCACGAATAGGCAAGGGTCGCGGTTGCCAGGAAGACAAAGAAATAGATGAAAGTATCAAACCGGAATTGCATGCCGATCGGCCAGCTTTCGGCACTCAGCGGATTGGGCACGACGGTGAGGAGGGTAATCAACGCCAGATCGCAAAAGATCAGGAAAAGCTCCGGCTGCGACCGCCCCACCTTGCCGATCTTCAGTTGGGCCCAGCCGATCAGGGCAAACAGGCCGAGCATCATGATGTAGTAAATCACGTCCCAGTTCGGGTTGATGATCGGCAAGCTGACGGCAATCACCGCCAGCGCGACCCAGCGGGCCCTGACAGCGAGCAACAGACCCTCGCGCTTGCTGTCCGCAATGGCCGCCTCGGCGAACTTTTGGGTGTCTTGCTGGGCGTCGGTTCGCCCGGCCCGTTGGCCACCGGGATGGGGGACATCAGCCGCTTCTGCTACTACGCTCAAGACACTTCTCCCCGGTCGAGCATCAGAT
This window harbors:
- the radA gene encoding DNA repair protein RadA, which produces MAKSTLSFVCQNCGAAYNRWQGKCDSCNKWNTLAEEDTTGATSMPVSVRSRRKGRTFALESLTGKSNDAPRLSSGMTELDRVTGGGFVRGSVLLVGGDPGIGKSTLLTQATSMLARAGHRAVYISGEEAVAQVRLRAERLGLADAPVQLAAETSVEDIVSTLSEGAVPRLIVIDSIQTMWTDTVESAPGTVTQVRASAQALIRFAKKSGAAIILVGHVTKDGQIAGPRVVEHMVDAVLSFEGEGSQHFRILRAMKNRFGPTDEIGVFEMTGLGLREVSNPSELFLSERDLGSPGTAVFAGIEGTRPVLVELQALVAPTTLGTPRRAVVGWDPSRLSMVLAVLEAHCGVKLSGYDVYLNVAGGLRIQEPAADLAAAAALVSSLVNAPLPTDAVYFGEISLSGAVRPVAQTSARLKEAAKLGFGRAILPESARGEIGSDGGLVLNSVGGLTSLVAEIAARGSPRNAGAGNREANREGVTEKNATPARFRRENS
- a CDS encoding CvpA family protein, with translation MPITILDLVLLGVMLISGLLAMVRGFMREILSIAAWGAAALVTLYAFSKLLPTAKAYFNNDTVASVVVVAGTFIGTLIVVSVITVRISDMILDSRIGALDRTLGFLFGLGRGLLIVVVAFLFFSWLVPDKQRPDWITGAKSRVVLQGTGDWLMSLLPDDPENTILKRFKKNKPEDDQTDADQAAPASGDGYSKPARDSLKKLIEKPAAR
- a CDS encoding adenylate/guanylate cyclase domain-containing protein — its product is MSVVAEAADVPHPGGQRAGRTDAQQDTQKFAEAAIADSKREGLLLAVRARWVALAVIAVSLPIINPNWDVIYYIMMLGLFALIGWAQLKIGKVGRSQPELFLIFCDLALITLLTVVPNPLSAESWPIGMQFRFDTFIYFFVFLATATLAYSWRTVVAMGFWTSAVWAIGVGWAYLQPETHAELSERVRAAIGSDVRMFDIINPTAIDIRARFQEIMVFLIVAMTLALAVRRSNALLISHAGIERERANLARYFSPNVVEQLSGNDEPLKQVRTQNVAVLFADIVDFTAYTDGRSPMEVIGTLRLFHERMEREVFRHGGTLDKYLGDGLMATFGTPSASDSDAGNALRCAQAMIASIGEFNLERENRGEPPIRISVGLHYGQVVLGDIGLNRLEFAVIGTTVNAASRLESLTRELGCAMIASDDLVRQARAEAASLDSDFALLAAQPPRTIRGLEQPVGIWTCADINA